One Apodemus sylvaticus chromosome 16, mApoSyl1.1, whole genome shotgun sequence genomic region harbors:
- the Gapt gene encoding protein GAPT, which yields MLKSLVSSPVGVAVGVSLLVLLLVCGIGCAWHWKRRESTSFTLPKVMQRRNSKHKDFTKTVGLSAYVTGPKGTKTSAESKGHKCAAKKNKEQGNYENVEVCPPCTERAAEKGLYENTQPSNLEEHVYGNQTDPLYCNFQKPSPPPPQDEDIYILPDCD from the coding sequence ATGCTGAAAAGCTTGGTGAGTTCTCCGGTGGGTGTGGCTGTCGGCGTTTCCCTCCTAGTACTCTTGCTGGTCTGTGGAATTGGATGCGCTTGGCACTGGAAACGCCGGGAAAGCACGTCATTTACCTTACCGAAGGTTATGCAAAGGAGAAACAGCAAACATAAAGACTTCACGAAAACCGTTGGCTTGAGTGCCTACGTGACTGGACCAAAAGGCACTAAAACCTCGGCGGAAAGCAAAGGCCACAAATGTGCTGCCAAGAAAAACAAGGAGCAGGGCAATTATGAAAATGTGGAAGTGTGCCCTCCCTGCACCGAAAGAGCAGCTGAGAAGGGCCTGTATGAAAACACGCAGCCGTCTAATCTCGAGGAGCACGTCTACGGCAATCAAACAGACCCCCTCTATTGTAACTTCCAGAAACctagccctcctcctcctcaagacgAAGACATATACATCCTTCCAGATTGCGACTAG